A genomic stretch from Colwellia sp. Arc7-635 includes:
- a CDS encoding LysR substrate-binding domain-containing protein produces the protein MQWEGISEFVYVAENDSFTVASKKMAISTAQVSRQISALEKRLSIKLFYRTTRKVSLTEEGRVFYQHCRSVLDGLDAAERAITNLQSKPQGKIKLTAPVTYGEQQILPLVNNFVAQYGDVEVSAYLSNRKVDLAEDGYDLAIRLGKLSDSSMMAKKLGTRTNYLCASPHYLDKHGIPHSISELSKHSCLLGTLDYWSFSEQNKEKSIRVSGRLRYNSGYSLTDAALKGLGIVQLPDYYVQQHLQSGKLVTLLDNYRAPDEGIWAVYPHNRHLSPRIRLLVDYLAEQLSQAD, from the coding sequence ATGCAATGGGAAGGGATCAGCGAATTTGTTTATGTCGCCGAAAATGACAGTTTCACTGTGGCGTCAAAAAAAATGGCCATCTCGACCGCACAAGTCAGCCGCCAGATCAGTGCTTTGGAAAAGCGATTAAGCATTAAACTATTCTATCGAACAACACGAAAAGTTTCTCTAACAGAAGAAGGCCGTGTGTTTTATCAGCATTGTAGAAGTGTGCTTGATGGGCTTGATGCAGCAGAACGCGCTATTACTAATTTGCAATCGAAGCCACAAGGTAAAATTAAGCTAACCGCCCCCGTTACCTATGGCGAACAACAGATTCTTCCGCTAGTAAATAATTTTGTTGCTCAATATGGCGATGTAGAAGTATCCGCTTATTTAAGTAATCGAAAAGTCGACTTAGCGGAAGATGGCTATGACTTAGCTATTCGTCTGGGTAAATTAAGCGACTCATCGATGATGGCGAAAAAGCTCGGCACTCGAACGAACTATCTTTGCGCATCACCACATTATCTTGATAAACATGGTATACCACATTCCATATCTGAGCTAAGTAAACACAGCTGTTTGCTAGGTACACTAGACTATTGGAGCTTTAGCGAGCAAAACAAAGAAAAAAGCATTCGTGTTTCTGGTCGATTACGTTACAACAGTGGCTACAGTCTCACCGATGCAGCACTGAAAGGTTTAGGTATCGTACAGTTGCCTGACTATTATGTGCAGCAGCATCTACAAAGTGGAAAGCTTGTGACATTGTTAGATAATTACCGCGCCCCTGATGAGGGTATTTGGGCTGTTTATCCACATAATCGCCATTTATCTCCGAGAATAAGACTATTAGTCGATTACTTAGCTGAACAATTAAGCCAGGCAGATTAA
- a CDS encoding CHASE domain-containing protein: MDYTDNDTANIDINRQKLIDSSRLHGFHWFILALSATLTLAAWYIATAQIDKRIAERFDRESLQVIELVKERMQLYEHALWGAVAHVDASETDVTNKQWKNYSNSLQIDHTYPGINGLGIIFNVKPKQHNTFIEKQRNERPYFSIHPTHKKDEYWPITFIEPYQSNQQAVGLDMAFEQNRYSGVQKSRDTGLAQLTGPITLVQDAKKTPGFLFFAPFYKKNAAHNSLVTRRESIQGVAYAPFIMHKLISGTLAIENRHVSLKITDNGQSLYNDIDNTSANIIDPSPLFIEHKKVALYGREWLFVISANLTFRDIASSNQPYLILAAGVIINLLLLILFIVLSRANKQALAYADNVTRELKINTQRLLKSNQDLEQFAYVASHDLKSPLNAIQKLVSWISEDCENLLPESSKEHLKLLTSRSQRMNKLLDDLLDYARIGRHDYAPKWLDLQATSEELFSLLDHPATFTLSSDKQSLLIPKTPVEIVLRNLISNAIKHHDKSVGHIQISYQLKSDKHYIYVQDDGPGIPSELFDKALEMFQTLKPRDKVEGSGMGLSLAKKTIEHYGGSLTIESDGVRGTTIIMAWPITLDK, encoded by the coding sequence ATGGACTATACCGATAACGATACAGCAAACATTGATATCAACCGACAAAAGTTAATAGATTCTAGCCGTCTTCATGGTTTCCATTGGTTCATATTAGCACTTTCAGCCACGCTAACCTTGGCAGCTTGGTACATTGCCACAGCACAAATTGATAAAAGAATCGCAGAACGTTTCGATCGAGAGTCACTACAAGTAATCGAGCTTGTTAAAGAAAGAATGCAACTTTATGAACATGCATTATGGGGAGCCGTTGCCCATGTTGATGCAAGCGAAACCGACGTTACAAATAAACAATGGAAGAATTATAGTAATAGCTTGCAAATTGATCACACATATCCGGGTATCAACGGTCTTGGCATCATTTTTAATGTCAAACCTAAACAACACAATACCTTTATAGAAAAGCAGCGCAATGAGCGACCATATTTTTCTATACATCCTACGCATAAGAAAGATGAGTATTGGCCCATTACATTTATCGAACCTTACCAATCTAATCAACAAGCGGTAGGATTAGATATGGCGTTTGAGCAAAACAGATATTCAGGTGTACAAAAATCTAGGGATACAGGTTTAGCGCAATTAACCGGACCCATTACTCTCGTACAAGATGCTAAAAAAACGCCAGGATTTTTATTTTTTGCGCCTTTCTATAAAAAAAATGCCGCACATAACTCGCTTGTCACACGTCGTGAATCAATACAAGGCGTGGCTTATGCGCCTTTTATCATGCATAAACTTATTTCTGGTACTTTAGCGATTGAAAATCGTCATGTTTCGTTAAAAATAACTGACAATGGGCAATCGCTATACAATGACATAGATAATACTAGTGCCAATATAATAGACCCGTCTCCTCTTTTTATAGAACATAAAAAAGTTGCATTATATGGTCGTGAGTGGCTATTCGTGATCAGCGCTAATTTAACTTTTCGTGATATCGCAAGCTCAAACCAACCCTATTTAATATTGGCTGCTGGCGTTATTATTAATCTGTTGTTACTCATATTATTTATCGTACTGTCTCGAGCAAATAAACAAGCATTAGCGTATGCCGATAATGTCACTCGAGAGCTTAAAATAAACACTCAACGTCTACTTAAATCTAATCAAGATCTGGAGCAGTTCGCTTATGTAGCCTCTCATGATCTCAAATCCCCTTTAAATGCTATACAAAAGCTCGTGAGTTGGATTTCTGAGGATTGTGAAAACTTATTACCCGAGAGTTCCAAAGAGCACTTAAAATTACTCACTAGTCGAAGTCAACGTATGAATAAGTTACTCGATGACCTTCTCGATTACGCCCGCATTGGTCGACACGACTACGCTCCTAAATGGTTAGATTTACAAGCAACCTCAGAAGAATTATTTAGTTTGTTAGACCACCCAGCTACTTTTACATTATCATCTGATAAGCAATCATTATTGATACCAAAAACACCGGTAGAAATTGTACTGCGAAACTTGATATCTAACGCTATAAAGCATCATGATAAATCCGTCGGTCATATACAAATATCTTACCAACTAAAAAGTGATAAGCATTATATTTATGTACAGGATGATGGCCCAGGTATCCCAAGTGAGTTATTTGATAAAGCGTTAGAAATGTTTCAAACCTTAAAGCCCAGAGATAAAGTAGAAGGTAGTGGTATGGGACTTTCTTTAGCTAAAAAAACCATTGAGCATTATGGTGGCAGTTTGACTATTGAGTCTGATGGCGTTCGAGGCACAACCATCATTATGGCATGGCCTATTACGCTTGATAAATAA
- a CDS encoding GGDEF domain-containing response regulator produces the protein MNILIVDDDIVDREHIKRTLNKTSDDWSFVETESVDEGLAAFAVNNFDVVLLDYRMPKRDGIELLLELRGASLEKSVAIVMLSNSEESVLALECIKAGAQDFLLKSEVTSSRLQRSILQSQTRFELEKKLYHSYRKAKKLAEHDSLTGLANRYSFEEALRLSITQKPRNSSKLALALFDLDNFKFINDSHGHDIGDQLLKQVAHRVSLCLRENELFARLGGDEFAIILANLHTIDNATRVNKRILNCLEKPFHISDIEIKMSASIGIAIYPDNSVDNNELLKYADIAMYRAKKLGRNQMCYFEAEMQEQFLQRYQVEANLIGAVARNEFVLHYQPVYDSKSQNVVGFEALIRWNFQNALHYPDDFIGIAECSHVIIDIGRWVIAQAMYQISRWNLQSGKALSIAINLSAIQLTDLTLIDFIKSMIEKYHIAPELIEFELTETALLENNSQTVEFMESLRALGCHIALDDFGIGFSSVSHLQNFPINIVKIDKSLMLASQEPKTQALVKGLSAMLHSLDLNIVAEGIEDKESFELCQSLHIPRAQGYFFSKPVDVATVEKMFL, from the coding sequence TTGAATATTTTAATTGTTGATGATGACATTGTTGATCGTGAACATATTAAACGGACATTAAATAAAACTAGTGATGATTGGAGTTTTGTTGAAACAGAGTCTGTAGATGAAGGTTTAGCTGCTTTTGCGGTAAATAATTTTGATGTGGTTTTATTAGATTATAGAATGCCAAAACGTGATGGTATCGAATTATTACTAGAATTACGTGGCGCTTCTTTGGAGAAAAGTGTCGCTATTGTAATGCTTAGTAATTCTGAAGAATCCGTGCTTGCATTGGAGTGTATTAAAGCAGGTGCCCAGGATTTTTTACTTAAATCTGAAGTGACCTCTTCAAGATTACAACGCTCAATATTACAGTCGCAAACGCGTTTTGAATTAGAGAAAAAACTCTACCACAGCTACAGAAAAGCAAAAAAATTAGCTGAGCATGACTCATTAACCGGCTTAGCTAACCGCTATTCATTTGAAGAAGCATTACGCTTAAGTATCACTCAAAAACCACGTAATAGTTCTAAATTAGCATTAGCACTGTTCGATCTTGATAATTTCAAGTTTATTAACGACAGTCATGGCCATGATATTGGTGATCAACTATTAAAACAAGTTGCCCACAGGGTATCCCTTTGTTTACGTGAAAACGAACTTTTTGCCCGCCTAGGCGGTGACGAATTTGCCATAATATTAGCTAATTTGCACACAATAGATAACGCAACTCGAGTCAACAAACGCATTCTAAATTGTTTAGAAAAGCCCTTTCATATTTCAGACATAGAAATAAAGATGAGCGCAAGCATTGGTATCGCGATATATCCTGACAACAGTGTTGATAATAATGAACTACTTAAATATGCTGATATTGCTATGTACCGTGCTAAAAAGCTTGGTCGAAATCAAATGTGCTATTTTGAAGCCGAAATGCAAGAGCAATTTTTACAACGCTATCAGGTTGAAGCTAATTTAATTGGTGCTGTGGCACGTAATGAATTTGTTTTGCATTATCAACCGGTATACGACTCAAAATCACAAAACGTAGTAGGCTTTGAGGCATTAATACGTTGGAATTTTCAAAACGCCTTACATTATCCTGATGATTTTATTGGTATTGCAGAGTGCTCCCATGTCATTATTGATATTGGGCGTTGGGTAATTGCACAAGCTATGTACCAAATTTCAAGGTGGAATTTACAAAGTGGGAAAGCCTTGTCGATCGCCATCAATCTATCGGCAATACAATTAACAGATTTAACCTTGATTGATTTTATTAAATCTATGATAGAAAAATATCATATAGCACCTGAACTGATTGAATTTGAATTGACTGAAACCGCTTTATTAGAAAATAACAGCCAGACAGTTGAATTCATGGAATCACTAAGAGCTTTAGGTTGTCATATCGCTTTAGATGATTTTGGTATTGGCTTTTCATCAGTATCACATTTACAAAACTTCCCGATCAATATTGTAAAAATTGATAAATCATTGATGTTAGCCTCACAAGAACCTAAAACGCAGGCTTTAGTAAAGGGACTTTCAGCAATGCTACATTCTTTAGACTTAAATATTGTCGCTGAAGGTATTGAAGATAAAGAAAGTTTTGAACTATGCCAATCGCTTCACATTCCACGAGCACAAGGTTACTTTTTTTCTAAGCCTGTCGACGTTGCCACTGTTGAAAAGATGTTTTTATAA
- a CDS encoding succinylglutamate desuccinylase/aspartoacylase family protein, producing the protein MNVLRIGDFDILPGEQRKIELPVAKLYTDADVSLPVHIIRAKKPGPTIFISAAVHGDELNGIEIIRRLISQKNFKLIRGTLIAVPMVNVYGVVNQSRYMPDRRDLNRCFPGSSKGSLAGRVAHIFLNEIVKHCDYGIDLHTGAIHRSNFPQIRADLSNEETKELALVFGVPVVLNSNIIDGSLREAAVKHKTKVLLYEAGEALRFDDFSILAGMRGITNVLKHLGMLRKSVTRKKVVPPFVANSSQWLRANASGIVNHRVRLGDQIKKGDILADIGSPYGDIIDVVIASRAGILIGQQNIPLVQEGEAMFHIAYFEEDDADIVVQIENAQDTLLPEKDV; encoded by the coding sequence ATGAATGTATTACGTATAGGTGATTTTGATATATTGCCCGGTGAACAACGAAAAATCGAATTGCCGGTAGCAAAACTCTATACCGATGCCGATGTTTCATTACCTGTGCATATCATTCGAGCTAAAAAACCTGGGCCAACAATTTTTATTAGTGCCGCTGTACATGGTGATGAGCTTAATGGTATTGAAATTATTCGACGTTTGATCAGTCAAAAAAACTTTAAACTGATCCGAGGAACACTGATCGCAGTGCCGATGGTTAACGTTTACGGTGTAGTGAATCAAAGTCGTTATATGCCTGACAGAAGAGATTTAAATCGCTGTTTCCCTGGTTCATCGAAAGGTTCGTTGGCTGGGCGCGTAGCGCATATATTTCTTAATGAAATTGTTAAGCACTGTGATTACGGCATCGATTTACATACCGGTGCAATACATCGCTCTAACTTTCCTCAAATTCGTGCCGATTTATCGAACGAGGAAACCAAAGAATTAGCTTTAGTCTTTGGTGTACCTGTAGTGCTTAATTCAAATATTATTGATGGTTCTTTAAGAGAAGCAGCGGTAAAACATAAAACTAAAGTATTACTTTATGAAGCCGGTGAAGCGTTACGTTTTGATGATTTTTCAATTTTGGCAGGTATGCGCGGCATAACAAATGTATTAAAACATTTAGGCATGTTACGTAAATCTGTAACACGTAAAAAAGTGGTACCACCGTTTGTTGCTAACAGCAGCCAATGGTTACGTGCTAATGCGAGTGGTATTGTTAATCATCGAGTGCGCTTAGGCGATCAAATTAAAAAAGGCGATATATTAGCCGATATTGGCAGTCCGTACGGTGACATTATAGATGTTGTTATTGCGAGCAGAGCCGGTATTTTAATTGGTCAACAAAACATTCCTTTAGTACAAGAAGGCGAAGCTATGTTTCACATTGCCTACTTTGAAGAAGATGATGCAGATATTGTTGTGCAAATAGAAAATGCTCAAGACACCCTACTACCAGAAAAAGACGTATAA
- a CDS encoding LysR family transcriptional regulator: MKFDLLTTFLEVSRTLHFRIASENLFITQSAVSARIKLLEDDLGVLLFDRSHKHLKLTREGHRLIKHANELLFMWQKTKHDVGIAEHDSMQLAIGSMMSIWDIVLQGWLQKIHRNLDGVSLFTNTYSPGELRKNVVSRAVDIAFLFEPPFVEDLVTEKVATVPLHLVTTDADYAEGNDLEHYVMVDYGESVNTKHMREFQDAPPAKHFMSQPRIALNYILQAGGSAHLPRQMTFEHVAANKLFVVESAPVYNREIFAVYLAKSQKTEIIKQAIGLFPYLSV; this comes from the coding sequence ATGAAATTTGATCTGTTAACAACCTTTTTAGAAGTTAGTCGAACTTTGCATTTTAGAATAGCATCTGAAAATTTATTTATTACACAATCTGCTGTTAGTGCTCGAATAAAGTTACTTGAGGATGATCTTGGTGTGTTGCTGTTTGACCGCAGCCATAAACATCTAAAGTTGACAAGAGAAGGGCACCGCCTTATCAAGCATGCTAATGAACTGCTTTTTATGTGGCAAAAAACCAAACATGATGTTGGTATCGCAGAGCATGACTCAATGCAATTGGCCATTGGCTCTATGATGTCTATTTGGGATATTGTCTTGCAAGGTTGGCTACAAAAAATTCACCGTAATTTAGATGGCGTTAGCTTATTTACCAATACTTACTCCCCAGGTGAGTTAAGAAAAAACGTTGTGAGTCGCGCAGTTGATATCGCTTTTTTATTTGAACCGCCTTTTGTTGAAGATCTTGTGACCGAAAAAGTAGCTACAGTACCACTACACTTAGTTACTACTGATGCTGATTATGCTGAAGGCAATGATTTAGAACATTATGTGATGGTGGATTACGGTGAGTCAGTCAATACTAAGCACATGCGAGAATTTCAAGATGCACCTCCCGCTAAGCATTTTATGAGTCAACCTAGAATTGCCTTGAATTATATATTACAAGCAGGCGGCAGTGCGCATCTTCCAAGGCAGATGACTTTTGAACATGTCGCGGCAAATAAGCTATTTGTGGTAGAGAGCGCTCCCGTTTACAATCGAGAAATTTTTGCTGTTTATCTGGCTAAAAGTCAGAAAACAGAGATTATAAAACAAGCGATTGGTTTATTTCCGTATTTGTCAGTGTAG
- a CDS encoding response regulator: MTTDTKNITLLLIEDDDIDAMAITRSLKKMNVSNPLIRACDGLEAIELLRSGAIPSPFIILLDLQMPRLNGLGFLEEVRQDPTLEKSIIFVLTTSKSDEDVSASYKKNIAGYFVKDQVGERFLDMLKGYLDIIHFPEKLN; this comes from the coding sequence ATGACTACCGATACAAAAAATATAACACTATTATTAATTGAAGATGATGACATTGATGCTATGGCAATAACACGTTCATTAAAAAAAATGAATGTCAGCAACCCATTAATTAGAGCATGTGATGGCTTGGAGGCTATAGAATTGTTACGCAGTGGCGCTATACCCTCGCCTTTTATCATCTTATTGGATCTGCAAATGCCACGATTAAATGGCTTAGGTTTTTTGGAAGAAGTTCGCCAAGACCCTACACTAGAAAAAAGTATTATTTTTGTCTTAACAACCTCAAAATCAGATGAGGATGTTAGCGCAAGTTACAAGAAAAATATCGCAGGCTATTTTGTCAAAGATCAAGTTGGAGAAAGGTTTCTAGACATGTTAAAAGGTTATTTGGATATCATTCATTTTCCGGAAAAATTAAATTAA
- the rimK gene encoding 30S ribosomal protein S6--L-glutamate ligase, which translates to MKVAILSRNKNLYSTRRLKEAGEAMGHEVDVIDTLHCYMDITSSHSTVRYHGKELPKYDAIIPRIGASVTFYGTAVARQFEMMGTFNINESVAISRSRDKLRSLQLLSRKGIGLPRTGFANKPDNAKDLIKNVGGAPVVIKLLEGTQGIGVVLADTAKAAESIIEAFMGLKANILVQEFVKEAGGADIRCLVIGGKVVAAMKRQGAEGEFRSNLHRGGSAEVVKLSKEERDTAVKAAKAMGLNMCGVDLLRSQNGPMVMEVNSSPGLEGIEKATGKNVAGMVFEFLEKNAKPNNTKTRGRG; encoded by the coding sequence ATGAAAGTAGCAATTTTATCAAGAAACAAAAACCTTTATTCTACCCGTCGTCTAAAAGAAGCAGGCGAAGCTATGGGTCATGAAGTCGATGTCATTGACACATTGCATTGTTATATGGATATAACCAGTAGCCATTCAACAGTGCGTTACCATGGTAAAGAATTACCAAAATATGATGCTATTATCCCACGTATCGGCGCTTCAGTAACGTTTTACGGTACAGCGGTTGCGAGACAATTCGAAATGATGGGCACTTTTAATATTAATGAATCAGTGGCAATCAGTCGTTCTCGCGATAAATTACGCTCATTACAACTTTTATCACGTAAAGGTATTGGCTTACCGCGTACAGGTTTTGCTAACAAACCAGATAATGCAAAAGATTTAATCAAAAACGTCGGCGGCGCACCTGTAGTAATTAAATTATTAGAAGGTACGCAAGGTATTGGTGTGGTATTGGCTGATACTGCAAAAGCAGCTGAGTCTATCATCGAAGCGTTCATGGGTTTAAAAGCGAACATTTTGGTGCAAGAATTTGTTAAAGAAGCTGGTGGTGCTGATATTCGTTGTTTAGTTATTGGCGGTAAAGTGGTTGCGGCGATGAAACGTCAAGGTGCCGAAGGTGAGTTCCGTTCTAATTTACATCGCGGTGGCTCTGCTGAAGTGGTTAAATTATCAAAAGAAGAACGTGACACAGCCGTTAAAGCAGCAAAAGCAATGGGCTTAAACATGTGTGGTGTTGATTTACTTCGCTCACAAAATGGTCCAATGGTCATGGAAGTTAACTCTTCTCCGGGCTTAGAAGGTATAGAAAAAGCGACAGGTAAAAATGTTGCTGGTATGGTTTTTGAATTTTTAGAAAAAAATGCCAAACCTAATAACACTAAAACTCGTGGTCGTGGATAA
- a CDS encoding mechanosensitive ion channel domain-containing protein — translation MTIEQSIEQAKDLLSFTIITISEQPITLGDILFIPLLVFIGLLLTKWLTKLVSNRLTSNKTDPNVIHLIQRVLYVLSITIIIISILDFMNVPIAAFAFLSGAIAIGFGFGAQNIINNFISGWILMWERPIRIGDFLEIEDTKGVVEEINTRSTRIKRVDGVHLLIPNSKLLENTVVNWTLVDQLVRCSVKVGVAYGSPARKVAKLIMQATTEQPEALKDPKPLVTFDDFGDNALMFEVTFWISSRVEGGLRVAKSNVRFRLEELFEQENIVVAFPQRDIHIDGSLKLINPAQ, via the coding sequence ATGACAATAGAACAGAGCATTGAGCAGGCAAAAGACTTGCTCTCCTTTACTATCATTACCATATCAGAACAGCCAATAACATTAGGCGATATTCTGTTTATACCACTCCTTGTTTTCATCGGCTTGTTGTTAACCAAATGGCTAACCAAGCTGGTCAGTAATCGTTTAACCAGCAACAAAACCGATCCTAATGTTATTCACCTCATTCAACGTGTTCTATATGTTTTATCGATAACCATTATTATTATAAGCATATTAGACTTTATGAATGTGCCGATTGCAGCTTTTGCGTTTTTATCTGGGGCTATCGCTATCGGTTTTGGTTTTGGTGCACAAAACATCATTAATAATTTTATTAGTGGCTGGATATTAATGTGGGAACGACCGATCCGTATAGGTGACTTTTTAGAAATTGAAGACACCAAGGGAGTTGTCGAAGAAATTAACACTCGCTCGACAAGAATAAAACGTGTTGACGGCGTTCATTTACTGATACCAAATAGTAAACTGCTAGAAAATACGGTAGTAAATTGGACTTTAGTGGATCAATTAGTGAGATGTTCCGTTAAAGTTGGTGTTGCCTATGGCTCGCCAGCTAGAAAAGTTGCGAAGTTAATAATGCAAGCAACCACTGAACAACCAGAAGCGCTTAAAGACCCTAAACCTTTAGTTACTTTCGACGACTTTGGCGATAATGCCTTAATGTTCGAAGTCACTTTTTGGATAAGTTCAAGAGTGGAAGGTGGTTTGAGAGTTGCAAAAAGTAATGTTAGATTTCGCTTAGAAGAGTTATTTGAACAAGAAAATATTGTTGTTGCTTTCCCACAGCGTGATATACATATCGACGGTTCGTTAAAATTAATCAACCCCGCACAGTAA
- a CDS encoding ATP-dependent zinc protease, which yields MTTKQKAIIGRLESITLPELAIADLQVRVDTGAKTSSLHVDNIVKFRKDGKVMVKFDLHPDVHSVDNIVSCEAPIHDIRRVKSSNGTSEQRYVIATPVHLGDEHWTIEITLTDRSDMSYLMLFGREAIGDKFLVDPSKVFVSSLR from the coding sequence ATGACAACAAAACAAAAAGCAATAATTGGTCGTTTGGAATCTATTACGCTACCTGAGTTAGCAATAGCAGACTTACAGGTACGTGTAGATACAGGAGCTAAAACTTCGTCGTTACATGTTGATAATATTGTCAAATTTAGAAAAGACGGTAAAGTAATGGTGAAGTTCGACCTTCATCCTGATGTACATAGTGTCGATAATATTGTCTCCTGTGAGGCTCCTATTCATGACATTAGAAGAGTAAAGTCTTCTAATGGTACGTCGGAGCAACGCTATGTTATTGCCACGCCGGTGCACTTAGGTGATGAACATTGGACAATTGAAATAACATTGACGGATCGTTCTGACATGAGTTATTTAATGCTTTTTGGCCGCGAGGCCATTGGCGATAAATTTCTTGTTGACCCATCAAAAGTATTTGTGAGTTCATTGCGTTAA
- a CDS encoding ABC transporter substrate-binding protein: MKVARSLSTNLTCVVIITVALLISTTVLASAEEAKNKVKAVFSPIESSLIALKQSNSLNQKNIRHVLNQYLLPEVETRYFTYKVLNKNMSKVPEKLKIEFINELSIQLVNTYSHLLNKYSNEVINIGQASLSNSGKMAMVDITIIGKNSTNKAVVKLLQSKDKGWLFFDIEVEGISLLQSKQAEINASFNKLGIEGTLLQLKKINQKLLDD, from the coding sequence ATGAAGGTTGCCCGCTCACTGAGTACTAATTTAACCTGTGTGGTTATTATTACCGTCGCACTTTTAATTTCTACAACAGTTTTAGCTTCTGCGGAAGAAGCTAAAAACAAGGTTAAAGCCGTATTTAGCCCAATTGAGTCATCACTTATAGCGTTAAAGCAATCAAACTCGCTGAATCAGAAAAATATTCGTCACGTGTTGAATCAGTATTTGTTACCTGAGGTGGAAACACGTTACTTTACTTATAAAGTGCTCAATAAAAATATGAGTAAAGTACCAGAAAAATTGAAGATAGAATTCATCAATGAACTATCTATTCAACTTGTTAATACTTATAGCCATTTATTAAATAAATACAGTAATGAAGTGATTAATATTGGCCAGGCTTCGCTGTCTAATAGTGGTAAAATGGCGATGGTAGATATCACTATTATTGGCAAAAATAGCACTAATAAAGCGGTTGTTAAATTGCTACAATCAAAAGATAAAGGCTGGCTGTTTTTTGATATTGAGGTTGAAGGCATTAGTTTATTACAATCAAAACAAGCGGAAATTAATGCAAGTTTTAATAAATTAGGTATTGAAGGTACGCTATTACAGCTCAAGAAGATCAATCAAAAGTTACTTGATGATTAG
- a CDS encoding mechanosensitive ion channel family protein translates to MINFNIERVVAFLLEHKFLLSTLFIVMFFLVKALIIKVIKIKSKQSKRLKINMVNNIFTLLVIVLIFNIWSDEIQRFAFSIAAFIVAIVLATREFIQCIIGFIYVLTSRPFRIGDWIQVGKYYGEVHSNDWAKLTLLEVNKYDYQYTGKTLYVPNSQLITTVIKNLNFLKRYAMHHFTIVRDDSVNPFIFIDTLYEKADVYCAEFKEVAIRYNQLIENRLDISIAGPDPHIQVATSELGDTQVIFSVFCPTEKALEIEQKLTADFMRLWFENKLVDEKVSQSE, encoded by the coding sequence ATGATTAATTTTAATATTGAAAGGGTTGTAGCGTTTTTACTAGAGCATAAGTTTTTACTTAGCACTTTATTCATTGTAATGTTTTTTTTAGTGAAAGCATTAATAATTAAAGTGATAAAAATAAAGTCAAAACAAAGCAAACGTTTAAAAATTAATATGGTAAATAATATATTTACCTTGTTAGTGATTGTACTGATTTTTAATATTTGGTCAGATGAAATTCAACGTTTCGCTTTTTCAATCGCAGCTTTTATTGTCGCTATTGTGTTGGCAACAAGAGAGTTTATTCAGTGCATCATTGGTTTTATTTATGTTTTAACCAGTCGTCCTTTTCGTATTGGTGATTGGATACAAGTTGGGAAATACTATGGTGAGGTACACTCAAATGATTGGGCGAAACTCACCTTATTAGAAGTGAATAAATATGACTACCAATACACAGGTAAAACGTTGTATGTACCTAACAGTCAATTGATAACAACGGTTATTAAGAACCTTAATTTTTTGAAACGTTACGCCATGCATCATTTCACCATTGTTCGAGATGACAGCGTTAACCCTTTTATTTTTATTGATACCTTGTATGAAAAAGCAGATGTCTATTGTGCTGAATTTAAAGAGGTGGCAATTCGCTACAATCAATTAATAGAGAATCGTCTAGATATCAGTATTGCCGGTCCAGATCCGCACATTCAGGTAGCAACATCAGAATTGGGTGATACACAGGTGATTTTTTCAGTTTTTTGTCCAACAGAAAAAGCCCTTGAAATTGAGCAAAAGTTGACTGCTGATTTTATGCGTTTATGGTTTGAAAATAAACTTGTCGACGAGAAAGTTAGTCAGTCAGAATAA